The Pseudomonadota bacterium nucleotide sequence GGGCCTTTTTGGCCTTGGCCAACTTCGAATTCCACGGCTTGGCCGTCCGCGAGCGTGCGGTACCCACCATCAGACTGGATTTCAGAGTGGTGGACAAACAAGTCCT carries:
- a CDS encoding cold shock domain-containing protein — protein: MSKGTVKWFNAEKGYGFIAPEDGSKDLFVHHSEIQSDGGYRTLADGQAVEFEVGQGQKGPCANNVRAL